In Desulfobulbaceae bacterium, the following are encoded in one genomic region:
- a CDS encoding ABC transporter ATP-binding protein: MLDDTVVEIHNLSKIYKLYDNPMDRLKEAFHPFRKKYHNEYFALADIDFSIGRGEVVGIVGKNGAGKSTLLQIITGVLSASCGTCIVRGKISALLELGAGFNPDLSGLENIYFQSSLLGFSTSEIDAKISEILDFADIGNFVRQPVKTYSSGMYVRLAFAVAINVDPDVLIVDEALAVGDFRFRQKCLRRIRKFQEQGKTILFVSHDTGSVLEFCSHAIWLLDGKICKSGSPSDVCKDYISYMTYGEVAIATDEKSQSEKSSVVVSCPEVDESEWVSVANCVSFGTMGAEIKRVLFRNKGESQKITVFEGGVRVIFSVEILVNKDIDSPIVGFHLCDGKGVKILGMNTFVEGINVGNFKKDDSKIIEFEFDFPLLAIGNYSFSPAIAEGDLFDNIQQHWVHDAYIIKIANNDYRSRLGDYLVIKDNVEVRIC; this comes from the coding sequence ATGCTAGACGATACTGTTGTAGAGATTCATAATTTGTCAAAGATATATAAGCTTTATGACAATCCTATGGATAGACTAAAGGAGGCATTTCATCCATTCAGGAAGAAATATCACAATGAATACTTTGCTCTGGCGGACATTGATTTTTCGATTGGGCGAGGAGAGGTGGTTGGTATAGTAGGGAAAAACGGAGCGGGAAAATCAACGCTTCTGCAGATAATCACAGGAGTATTGAGCGCAAGTTGTGGAACATGTATTGTCCGGGGAAAAATTTCAGCCCTGTTGGAGTTGGGTGCTGGCTTTAACCCCGACTTGAGTGGCCTTGAGAATATCTACTTCCAAAGTTCTTTGCTAGGATTTTCGACGTCTGAAATAGATGCCAAGATATCAGAAATATTGGATTTTGCTGATATTGGCAATTTCGTTAGGCAACCGGTAAAGACTTATTCTTCAGGTATGTATGTGAGATTAGCTTTTGCCGTAGCAATAAATGTCGATCCTGATGTCCTTATAGTCGATGAGGCACTTGCGGTAGGTGATTTCAGGTTTAGACAAAAATGTTTGCGGAGGATTAGGAAGTTCCAAGAGCAAGGTAAGACGATTCTTTTCGTTTCTCACGACACCGGATCCGTTCTTGAGTTTTGCTCTCATGCTATTTGGCTGCTGGATGGGAAAATTTGTAAAAGTGGTTCACCCTCAGATGTGTGCAAAGACTATATCTCGTATATGACCTATGGAGAAGTAGCTATCGCTACAGATGAAAAGAGTCAATCCGAGAAGAGTTCTGTTGTCGTAAGTTGCCCAGAAGTTGATGAATCCGAGTGGGTTTCTGTCGCGAATTGTGTTTCATTTGGCACGATGGGAGCTGAAATTAAGAGAGTGCTATTTCGCAATAAAGGAGAGTCTCAGAAGATAACAGTATTTGAGGGGGGAGTTAGAGTCATTTTTTCTGTTGAGATCCTGGTGAATAAGGACATTGATAGCCCCATTGTTGGTTTTCATCTCTGTGACGGGAAGGGGGTAAAGATTCTTGGTATGAACACTTTTGTTGAAGGGATCAATGTTGGTAATTTTAAAAAAGATGATTCGAAGATTATTGAATTCGAATTCGATTTTCCATTACTCGCAATAGGTAATTATTCATTTTCTCCTGCTATAGCCGAGGGAGATCTGTTTGATAATATCCAGCAGCACTGGGTTCATGATGCATATATCATAAAGATTGCAAATAACGATTACAGATCAAGATTAGGTGATTATCTCGTTATTAAAGATAATGTAGAAGTGCGTATTTGTTAG